The genomic interval GGCGCCATCGTCAACGCGCTGGCCATCGTGGCCGGCGGTGCGGTCGGTCTGCTGTTTCAGCGGGGCATCCCCGAGCGCGTGAGCAAGACGGTCATGATCGGCCTCGGGCTGTGCGTGCTGTATATCGGCATCTCGGGCGCGTTTGCGTGCCAGAGCATCCTCATCGTCATCGTGGCCATGACGCTCGGCGCGGCCGCGGGCGCGCTGCTGAACATCGACGGGGCGATCCACCGTCTCGGCACGTGGGTCGAGGCGCACGTTCACCGGCACGAGGGCGGCCCGTCGCTGGCCGAGGGCTTCGTGACGGCGAGCCTGCTGTGCTGCGTGGGCGCCATGGCGGTCAACGGCTCGCTCGATGCCGGCATCCGCGGCGACAACAGCATCCTGCTCAC from Clostridiales bacterium carries:
- a CDS encoding DUF554 domain-containing protein, which gives rise to MSMTGAIVNALAIVAGGAVGLLFQRGIPERVSKTVMIGLGLCVLYIGISGAFACQSILIVIVAMTLGAAAGALLNIDGAIHRLGTWVEAHVHRHEGGPSLAEGFVTASLLCCVGAMAVNGSLDAGIRGDNSILLTKSMIDLVFCAMLATTLGAGVMLAGAAVFVVEGALTLLAGAIAPLLSEAAVADLTCAGSLLVAAIGLNQTGATKIKVADYLPALLFVPLIRWLVSLPVWQQITAWF